One Streptomyces sp. R28 DNA window includes the following coding sequences:
- a CDS encoding PadR family transcriptional regulator: protein MSTRHILLGLLATGPSHGYDLKRRHDERFPQARPLAYGQVYTTLQRLVRDGLAEVEGTDADGGPERTTYRSTDDGARELAKWAGEIAPPAPFVTNEIFAKVVVSILSDGDAEAYLRAQRAAHMERMRELTTVKTAPRTDLATVLSADYALNHLDADLRWMTTTAARLTTLTAEVDAA from the coding sequence ATGAGCACCCGCCACATCCTGTTGGGGCTGCTCGCCACGGGGCCGAGCCATGGCTACGACCTCAAGCGACGCCACGACGAACGCTTCCCGCAAGCCCGCCCGCTGGCCTATGGGCAGGTCTACACGACCCTGCAGCGGCTGGTCCGCGACGGGCTGGCCGAGGTCGAGGGCACCGATGCGGACGGCGGCCCCGAGCGCACCACGTACCGCTCGACGGACGACGGTGCGCGCGAACTGGCCAAGTGGGCCGGCGAGATCGCGCCGCCCGCGCCGTTCGTGACGAACGAGATCTTCGCCAAGGTCGTCGTGTCCATCCTGTCCGACGGCGACGCCGAGGCCTATCTGCGCGCCCAGCGTGCCGCCCACATGGAGCGGATGCGGGAGCTCACGACGGTCAAGACCGCGCCGCGTACCGATCTCGCGACCGTGCTCTCGGCGGACTACGCCCTCAACCACCTCGATGCCGACCTCCGCTGGATGACGACCACGGCGGCCCGGCTCACCACCCTGACCGCGGAGGTCGACGCAGCATGA
- the pepN gene encoding aminopeptidase N: MPGTNLTREEAQQRAKLLTVDSYEIDLDLSGAQEGGTYRSVTTVRFDVAENGADSFIDLVAPTVHEVTLNGDPLDAAEVFKDSRIALAGLLEGRNVLRVVADCAYTNTGEGLHRFVDPVDQQAYLYTQFEVPDARRVFASFEQPDLKATFQFTVKAPEGWTVISNSPTPEPKDSVWAFEPTPRISTYITALIVGPYHSVHSVYEKDGQSVPLGIYCRPSLAGYLDSDAIFEVTRQGFDWFQEKFDYAYPFKKYDQLFVPEFNAGAMENAGAVTIRDQYVFRSKVTNAAYETRSETILHELAHMWFGDLVTMEWWNDLWLNESFATYTSIACQAYAPESRWPHAWTTFANQMKTWAYRQDQLPSTHPIMAEIRDLDDVLVNFDGITYAKGASVLKQLVAYVGEDEFFQGVQAYFKRHAFGNTRLSDLLGALEETSGRDLKTWSKQWLETAGINILRPEIETDADGVITSFAIRQEAPALPTGAKGEPTLRPHRIAVGLYNLDEATGKLLRDERIELDVDGELTAVPQLAGTRRPDVVLLNDDDLSYAKVRLDEESLAFVTRHLGDFEASLPRALCWASSWDMTRDAELATRDYVSLVLSGIGKESDIGLVQSLQRQVKLAIELYADPAAREALLTRWTDATLAHLRSADAGSDHQLAWARAFAATARTPEQLDLLEALLDGSQSIEGLAVDTELRWAFVERLAAVGRFDETEIAGEYERDRTAAGERHAATARAARPTAEAKAEAWSSVIDSDKLPNALQEAVIVGFVQTDQRELLASYTDRFFEVVKDIWDARSHEIAQQIATGLYPSLQVSEETLRKTDTWLAETDPNAALRRLVSESRAGVERALKAQAADAAAAE, from the coding sequence GTGCCTGGCACAAACCTGACTCGCGAAGAGGCACAGCAGCGGGCGAAGCTGCTCACTGTTGACTCGTACGAGATCGATCTCGACCTCTCCGGCGCGCAGGAGGGCGGCACCTACCGGTCCGTGACCACGGTGCGCTTCGACGTCGCCGAAAACGGCGCCGACTCCTTCATCGACCTCGTGGCCCCGACCGTCCACGAGGTGACCCTCAACGGCGACCCGCTGGACGCGGCCGAGGTCTTCAAGGACTCCCGGATCGCGCTGGCCGGCCTGCTGGAGGGCCGCAACGTCCTTCGGGTCGTCGCCGACTGCGCGTACACCAACACGGGTGAGGGCCTGCACCGCTTCGTCGACCCGGTCGACCAGCAGGCCTACCTCTACACCCAGTTCGAGGTCCCGGACGCCCGCCGCGTCTTCGCGTCCTTCGAGCAGCCCGACCTGAAGGCCACCTTCCAGTTCACCGTGAAGGCCCCGGAGGGCTGGACGGTGATCTCCAACTCGCCCACCCCGGAGCCCAAGGACAGCGTCTGGGCCTTCGAGCCGACGCCGCGCATCTCGACGTACATCACGGCGCTCATCGTCGGCCCGTACCACTCGGTGCACAGCGTCTACGAGAAGGACGGCCAGTCCGTCCCGCTCGGCATCTACTGCCGTCCCTCGCTCGCCGGGTACCTCGACTCGGACGCGATCTTCGAGGTGACGCGGCAGGGCTTCGACTGGTTCCAGGAGAAGTTCGACTACGCGTACCCGTTCAAGAAGTACGACCAGCTGTTCGTGCCGGAGTTCAACGCGGGCGCGATGGAGAACGCGGGCGCGGTGACCATCCGCGACCAGTACGTCTTCCGGTCCAAGGTGACGAACGCGGCGTACGAGACGCGCTCGGAGACCATCCTGCACGAGCTGGCCCACATGTGGTTCGGTGACCTGGTCACCATGGAGTGGTGGAACGACCTCTGGCTGAACGAGTCGTTCGCCACGTACACGTCCATCGCCTGCCAGGCGTACGCGCCCGAGTCGCGCTGGCCGCACGCGTGGACCACCTTCGCCAACCAGATGAAGACGTGGGCGTACCGCCAGGACCAGCTGCCGTCGACGCACCCGATCATGGCCGAGATCCGCGACCTGGACGACGTGCTCGTCAACTTCGACGGCATCACCTACGCCAAGGGCGCCTCCGTCCTCAAGCAGCTCGTCGCCTACGTCGGCGAGGACGAGTTCTTCCAGGGCGTCCAGGCGTACTTCAAGCGCCACGCCTTCGGCAACACGCGCCTGTCCGACCTGCTGGGCGCCCTGGAGGAGACCTCCGGCCGCGACCTGAAGACCTGGTCGAAGCAGTGGCTGGAGACGGCGGGCATCAACATCCTGCGCCCCGAGATCGAGACGGACGCCGACGGTGTGATCACGTCCTTCGCGATCCGCCAGGAGGCCCCGGCGCTGCCGACGGGCGCGAAGGGCGAGCCGACCCTGCGTCCGCACCGCATCGCGGTCGGCCTCTACAACCTCGACGAGGCGACGGGCAAGCTGCTGCGCGACGAGCGCATCGAGCTGGACGTGGACGGCGAACTGACCGCCGTACCGCAGCTGGCGGGCACCCGCCGTCCGGACGTGGTCCTCCTCAACGACGACGACCTGTCGTACGCGAAGGTCCGCCTGGACGAGGAGTCCCTGGCGTTCGTGACGCGGCACCTCGGCGACTTCGAGGCCTCGCTGCCCCGGGCGCTGTGCTGGGCGTCGTCCTGGGACATGACGCGCGACGCGGAACTCGCCACCCGCGACTACGTCTCCCTGGTCCTGTCGGGCATCGGCAAGGAGTCCGACATCGGCCTCGTGCAGTCGCTGCAGCGCCAGGTGAAGCTGGCGATCGAGCTGTACGCCGACCCGGCGGCCCGCGAGGCCCTGCTGACCCGCTGGACGGACGCCACGCTGGCTCATCTGCGTTCCGCCGATGCGGGCAGCGACCACCAGCTGGCGTGGGCGCGGGCGTTCGCGGCGACGGCCCGCACGCCGGAGCAGCTGGACCTGCTGGAGGCCCTGCTGGACGGCTCCCAGTCGATCGAGGGCCTGGCCGTCGACACGGAGCTGCGCTGGGCGTTCGTGGAGCGCCTGGCGGCGGTGGGCCGCTTCGACGAGACGGAGATCGCGGGCGAGTACGAGCGGGACCGGACGGCGGCCGGCGAGCGGCACGCCGCCACGGCCCGCGCCGCCCGCCCGACCGCGGAGGCCAAGGCCGAGGCCTGGTCGTCGGTCATCGACTCCGACAAGCTCCCGAACGCCCTTCAGGAAGCGGTCATCGTCGGCTTCGTCCAGACCGACCAGCGCGAACTCCTGGCCTCCTACACGGACAGGTTCTTCGAGGTGGTCAAGGACATCTGGGACGCCCGCTCGCACGAGATCGCCCAGCAGATCGCGACCGGCCTGTACCCGTCACTCCAGGTCTCCGAGGAGACCCTGCGCAAGACGGACACCTGGCTCGCCGAGACCGACCCGAACGCGGCCCTGCGCCGCCTGGTCTCGGAGTCCCGGGCGGGTGTCGAGCGCGCGCTGAAGGCCCAGGCGGCGGACGCGGCGGCCGCGGAGTAG
- a CDS encoding DMT family transporter: MALAALATVVWSGSFVTSRALHDSVPPVQQAFWRWLVALAAVAPFGARQAWRQRKVIRRHLGFVLLASLLGITTYNTLVNQAGLTTPAANMGMIMAASPVLMAVFERAAGVRLGARRVAGLLTACAGVVLLIGGGAGGARFAAGDLWMVAAACCFASYSGLLRRKPAELGGVAFLFTTFLLGAVLLAPAQGVSLAVQGGFEPTAGTVLPILYVGVVSSAVAFFAWNRAIALVGPSRAGVVYYLQPVCVSLLSWTVLGEATGWTQVLCMALILGGVVLGAGSRR, from the coding sequence ATCGCCCTCGCCGCCCTCGCCACCGTCGTCTGGTCCGGCAGCTTCGTCACCTCCCGCGCGCTGCACGACAGCGTGCCGCCGGTGCAGCAGGCGTTCTGGAGGTGGCTGGTGGCGCTGGCCGCGGTGGCTCCCTTCGGTGCCCGGCAGGCGTGGCGGCAGCGGAAGGTGATCCGCCGCCACCTCGGGTTCGTGCTCCTCGCTTCTCTCCTCGGCATCACCACGTACAACACCCTGGTCAACCAGGCCGGGTTGACCACGCCCGCCGCCAACATGGGCATGATCATGGCCGCTTCACCGGTCCTGATGGCCGTGTTCGAGCGGGCCGCGGGGGTACGGCTGGGCGCGCGCCGGGTGGCGGGGCTGCTGACGGCCTGTGCGGGCGTCGTGCTGCTGATCGGGGGTGGCGCGGGCGGGGCCCGTTTCGCGGCGGGGGACCTGTGGATGGTGGCCGCGGCCTGCTGCTTCGCCTCCTACAGCGGTCTGTTGCGGCGCAAGCCCGCCGAACTGGGCGGGGTGGCCTTCCTGTTCACCACGTTCCTGCTCGGTGCGGTCCTGCTGGCGCCCGCACAGGGGGTCAGCCTGGCGGTGCAGGGCGGCTTCGAGCCGACGGCCGGGACCGTCCTGCCGATCCTGTACGTGGGAGTCGTCTCCTCGGCCGTCGCCTTCTTCGCCTGGAACAGGGCGATCGCACTGGTCGGCCCGAGCCGCGCCGGGGTCGTCTACTACCTCCAGCCGGTGTGCGTGTCCCTGCTGTCCTGGACGGTGCTGGGCGAGGCGACCGGCTGGACGCAGGTGCTGTGCATGGCGCTGATCCTCGGCGGGGTCGTCCTGGGTGCCGGGTCGCGTCGGTGA
- a CDS encoding DUF1203 domain-containing protein: protein MTTYFARPLSPTALKELRSADDAGRRMVPVTDEDGGSPLRCCLRHSTPGERIALVSYAPLRRWAAETGVDPGAYGEQGPVFIHAAQCAGPQLESLPFVNARRVVRRYSAEGTILGGQLVEDTSLFATALREAFADPAVALVHVRAVEYGCFLYEVRRP, encoded by the coding sequence ATGACGACCTACTTCGCACGTCCTCTCTCTCCGACGGCCCTGAAGGAGTTGCGCTCTGCTGACGATGCGGGGCGCCGGATGGTTCCCGTGACCGACGAGGATGGCGGGTCTCCGTTGCGCTGCTGCCTGCGCCACAGCACGCCCGGCGAGCGGATCGCCCTCGTCTCCTACGCTCCGCTGCGCCGCTGGGCGGCCGAGACCGGCGTCGATCCCGGGGCGTACGGCGAGCAGGGGCCCGTCTTCATCCATGCGGCTCAGTGCGCGGGGCCTCAGCTGGAGAGCCTGCCCTTCGTAAACGCTCGGCGCGTGGTCCGCCGGTACTCGGCCGAAGGGACCATCCTCGGCGGACAGCTGGTCGAGGACACGAGCCTGTTCGCCACGGCGTTGCGGGAGGCCTTCGCCGACCCGGCCGTGGCGCTCGTCCACGTCCGGGCCGTCGAGTACGGCTGCTTCCTCTACGAGGTGCGCCGGCCCTGA
- a CDS encoding EamA family transporter gives MAANRVGGVSPALILLTALAPISWGTTYAVATEFLPADRPLFTGLMRALPAGLLLVALARVLPRGVWWWKSAVLGALNIGAFFPLLFLSAYRLPGGMAAVVGSVGPLFVVALSALFLGQRPTVRNVLTGVVAAFGVSLVVLKAAGALDLVGVLAALAATASMSTGTVLTKRWGRPEGVGPLALTGWQLTAGGLLIAPLALLVEGAPPALDGRAVGGYLYLALANTAVAYWLWFRGIGRLSATQVTFLGPLSPLTAAVVGWAALGQALTPLQLAGMALAFGATVVGQIGVGRAGQVSPRLFSSAEKTHRKDSMDLTGPALRR, from the coding sequence ATGGCCGCCAACCGCGTCGGCGGTGTCTCTCCCGCCCTGATACTCCTCACCGCCCTCGCGCCTATCTCCTGGGGCACGACCTACGCGGTCGCCACCGAGTTCCTGCCGGCCGACCGCCCCCTGTTCACCGGCCTGATGCGCGCCCTCCCCGCGGGTCTGCTGCTGGTCGCCCTCGCCCGCGTGCTGCCGCGCGGCGTCTGGTGGTGGAAGTCGGCGGTGCTGGGGGCGCTGAACATCGGTGCTTTCTTCCCTCTCCTCTTCCTCTCCGCGTACCGGCTGCCCGGGGGTATGGCGGCGGTTGTCGGTTCGGTCGGTCCGCTGTTCGTCGTGGCTCTCTCGGCGCTGTTCCTCGGGCAGCGGCCGACGGTGCGCAACGTGCTCACCGGGGTCGTGGCGGCGTTCGGCGTCAGCCTGGTGGTGCTGAAGGCGGCCGGTGCGCTCGACCTCGTCGGCGTGCTGGCGGCCCTGGCCGCCACGGCGTCCATGTCGACCGGCACCGTGCTGACCAAGCGCTGGGGGCGCCCGGAGGGCGTCGGCCCGCTCGCCCTCACCGGCTGGCAGTTGACGGCCGGCGGCCTGCTCATCGCGCCCCTCGCCCTCCTGGTCGAGGGTGCCCCGCCCGCGCTCGACGGCCGGGCGGTCGGCGGCTACCTCTATCTGGCGCTGGCGAACACGGCGGTCGCGTACTGGCTCTGGTTCCGCGGCATCGGCCGCCTCAGCGCCACGCAGGTCACCTTCCTCGGCCCGCTGTCCCCGTTGACCGCCGCCGTGGTCGGCTGGGCGGCGCTGGGACAGGCGCTGACCCCGCTCCAGCTGGCGGGCATGGCGCTCGCGTTCGGGGCGACGGTCGTGGGGCAGATCGGGGTGGGCCGGGCTGGACAGGTGTCCCCGCGATTGTTCAGTTCTGCTGAAAAGACTCATCGGAAAGATTCGATGGACCTGACAGGTCCGGCGCTGCGACGGTAG
- a CDS encoding aspartate-semialdehyde dehydrogenase → MRVGIVGATGQVGTVMRRILAERDFPLTELRLFASARSAGTVLDGVTVEDAATADYSGLDIVLFSAGGSTSKALAPKVAAQGAVVIDNSSAWRRDPEVPLVVSEVNPHAIADRPKGIIANPNCTTMAAMPVLKPLHAEAGLQALVVATYQAVSGSGLAGVDELFEQVKKVGDDAPKLTHDGSAAEFPEPNKYVAPIAYNVLPMAGSIVDDGLNETDEEQKLRHESRKILEIPELKVSGTCVRVPVFAGHSLQVNARFARPISVERAKELLAGAPGVALTDVPTPLQAAGQDPAYVGRIRTDETVEHGLALFLSNDNLRKGAALNAVQIAELVAAELKG, encoded by the coding sequence GTGAGGGTCGGAATCGTCGGAGCCACCGGTCAGGTCGGCACGGTCATGCGCAGGATCCTCGCGGAGCGTGACTTCCCGCTCACGGAGCTGCGCCTGTTCGCCTCGGCCCGTTCGGCGGGGACGGTCCTGGACGGCGTGACGGTGGAGGACGCGGCCACGGCCGACTACTCCGGTCTGGACATCGTCCTGTTCTCGGCGGGCGGCTCGACCTCGAAGGCCCTGGCGCCGAAGGTCGCCGCGCAGGGCGCCGTGGTGATCGACAACTCCTCCGCCTGGCGCCGCGACCCCGAGGTTCCGCTGGTCGTCTCCGAGGTGAACCCGCACGCGATCGCCGACCGCCCCAAGGGCATCATCGCCAACCCGAACTGCACGACGATGGCAGCGATGCCGGTGCTGAAGCCGCTGCACGCCGAGGCGGGTCTTCAGGCGCTGGTCGTCGCCACCTACCAGGCGGTGTCCGGCTCCGGTCTGGCCGGCGTGGACGAGCTGTTCGAGCAGGTCAAGAAGGTCGGCGACGACGCGCCCAAGCTGACCCACGACGGCTCGGCGGCGGAGTTCCCCGAGCCGAACAAGTACGTGGCCCCGATCGCGTACAACGTCCTGCCGATGGCCGGCTCGATCGTCGACGACGGCCTGAACGAGACCGACGAGGAGCAGAAGCTCCGCCACGAGTCCCGCAAGATCCTGGAGATCCCCGAGCTGAAGGTCTCCGGCACCTGCGTCCGTGTCCCGGTCTTCGCCGGCCACTCCCTCCAGGTCAACGCCCGCTTCGCCCGCCCGATCAGCGTCGAGCGCGCCAAGGAGCTGCTGGCCGGCGCCCCCGGTGTGGCCCTCACCGACGTCCCGACCCCGCTCCAGGCGGCCGGTCAGGACCCGGCGTACGTCGGCCGCATCCGCACCGACGAGACGGTCGAGCACGGCCTCGCCCTCTTCCTCTCCAACGACAACCTCCGCAAGGGGGCCGCGCTGAACGCGGTGCAGATCGCGGAGCTGGTGGCGGCGGAGCTGAAGGGCTGA
- a CDS encoding RNA polymerase sigma factor has protein sequence MLRRKARRDQGGGAVQDVPDDPLDAAQERRVRAVLALGGVPQADLLDGVQQVRLRLLERAASGREAPRDVSAWAAVVASNLAMDWHRAKKRQERIGERLASLRQLEHPSGEDTSLLSLAVAQGLDELPDAQRQVLVLRFYADLSVRGIAEELGIPEGTVKSRLHTAVRALRARLHEDEVV, from the coding sequence GTGCTGCGCAGAAAGGCCCGCCGCGACCAGGGGGGCGGTGCCGTCCAGGACGTACCGGACGACCCGCTGGACGCGGCCCAGGAGCGTCGGGTGCGGGCGGTGCTCGCGCTGGGCGGGGTGCCGCAGGCGGACCTGCTGGACGGGGTACAGCAGGTCCGCCTGCGGCTGCTGGAGCGGGCCGCGAGCGGGCGGGAGGCGCCGCGGGACGTCTCGGCGTGGGCGGCGGTCGTCGCCTCCAACCTCGCCATGGACTGGCACCGGGCCAAGAAGCGCCAGGAGCGGATCGGGGAGCGGCTCGCCTCCCTGCGCCAGCTCGAACACCCTTCCGGCGAGGACACCAGCCTGCTCTCCCTCGCCGTCGCCCAGGGCCTGGACGAACTGCCCGACGCCCAGCGCCAGGTCCTCGTCCTGCGCTTCTACGCCGACCTGTCGGTGCGCGGGATCGCCGAGGAGCTCGGCATCCCGGAGGGCACGGTCAAGAGCAGGCTGCACACGGCGGTACGGGCTCTGCGCGCCCGCCTGCACGAGGACGAGGTGGTGTGA
- the malQ gene encoding 4-alpha-glucanotransferase, producing MTAERSAEAPTEGSESSEGSEGREDLPSDDLARLAELHGVATSYQPSADRTVTASATALALALAALDVDTSTPGAVGAALDARERKLRERLLPPTVVCWSGAEPEALAALPAGTRLHIETEQGESRATADQLPPGVHRLTATAPDGRTATSHLVVAPPRVPAPPGRSYGLLVQLYSLLSRRSWGMGDLGDLADLAAWAGRARGAGFVQVNPLHAAVPGAPTDPSPYRPSSRRFPDPVHLRVEDVPEFPYVEDRERVRGLLERAGRLREAVLEKGELIDRDAVWEAKREALELVRAVPLGPGRRAAYVDFLAREGQALEDHATWCALAEVHGSDWQRWPQGLRDPRSPETDRARGELMDRVDFHCRLAWLTDGQLTAAQRIAREAGMPVGIVHDLAVGVHPAGADAWAQQEYFAAGMSVGAPPDAFNARGQDWGLPPWRPDRLAESGYEPYRRLLRALFRYAGALRIDHVMGLFRLWWVPQGHAPTEGTYVRYDAEAMLAILVLEASRAGAVVIGEDLGTVEPGVRETLRARGVLGTSVLWFERDWDGGGRPLPPESWRADCLATATTHDLPPTAARLTGEHVQLRDSLGLLTRPLEQERAEASADTGEWLELLSRLGLLQGSHGGHCASEEEAEIQAVHRFLLRTPARMVGIWLPDGVGDRRPQNLPGTWDQYPNWRLPIADAEGRAVTLEELAESARVRALVEVLRGEAVRRE from the coding sequence ATGACAGCTGAGCGGTCGGCCGAAGCCCCCACCGAGGGTTCTGAGAGTTCTGAGGGTTCCGAGGGCCGCGAGGATCTGCCCTCCGACGACCTGGCCCGCCTCGCCGAGCTGCACGGCGTCGCCACCTCCTACCAGCCGTCCGCGGACCGTACGGTCACGGCCTCCGCCACCGCGCTCGCCCTCGCCCTGGCCGCCCTCGACGTCGACACGAGCACCCCCGGGGCCGTCGGTGCCGCGCTCGACGCGCGCGAGCGGAAGCTGCGCGAGCGGCTGCTGCCGCCGACGGTCGTGTGCTGGAGCGGGGCCGAGCCCGAGGCACTGGCCGCGCTGCCGGCCGGAACCCGGCTGCACATCGAGACCGAACAGGGCGAGTCCCGCGCCACCGCCGACCAACTCCCGCCCGGCGTCCACCGCTTGACGGCCACCGCCCCCGACGGCCGTACGGCGACCAGCCACCTGGTCGTCGCCCCGCCCCGCGTGCCCGCGCCCCCCGGACGCTCGTACGGCCTCCTCGTCCAGCTCTACTCCCTGCTCTCTCGCCGCTCCTGGGGCATGGGCGACCTCGGCGACCTCGCCGACCTCGCCGCCTGGGCCGGCCGCGCGCGCGGCGCCGGATTCGTGCAGGTCAACCCGTTGCACGCGGCCGTACCGGGAGCGCCGACCGACCCTTCCCCCTATCGCCCGTCCTCCCGCCGCTTCCCCGACCCCGTGCACCTGCGGGTCGAGGACGTGCCCGAGTTCCCGTACGTCGAGGACCGCGAGCGGGTGCGGGGGCTGCTGGAGCGGGCCGGGCGGCTGCGTGAAGCAGTGCTGGAAAAGGGGGAGTTGATCGACCGGGACGCGGTGTGGGAGGCGAAGCGGGAGGCGCTGGAGCTGGTGCGCGCGGTGCCGCTCGGGCCGGGGCGCCGGGCCGCGTACGTCGACTTCCTCGCGCGGGAGGGGCAGGCGCTGGAGGACCACGCCACGTGGTGCGCGCTGGCCGAGGTGCACGGCTCGGACTGGCAGCGGTGGCCGCAGGGGCTGCGGGATCCGCGGTCGCCCGAAACCGACCGCGCGCGGGGCGAGCTCATGGACCGGGTCGACTTCCACTGCCGTCTCGCCTGGCTCACCGACGGCCAGCTGACCGCCGCCCAGCGGATCGCGCGGGAGGCGGGGATGCCCGTCGGGATCGTGCACGACCTGGCGGTCGGGGTGCACCCCGCAGGCGCGGATGCCTGGGCGCAGCAGGAGTACTTCGCGGCCGGGATGTCGGTGGGCGCCCCGCCGGACGCCTTCAACGCCCGCGGCCAGGACTGGGGGCTGCCGCCCTGGCGGCCGGACCGGCTGGCCGAATCGGGGTACGAGCCGTACCGCCGCCTGCTCAGAGCGCTCTTCCGCTACGCGGGCGCGCTGCGGATCGACCACGTCATGGGTCTGTTCCGGCTGTGGTGGGTGCCGCAGGGGCACGCGCCGACGGAGGGGACGTACGTCCGTTACGACGCCGAGGCCATGCTCGCGATCCTGGTGCTGGAGGCTTCCCGGGCCGGGGCGGTCGTGATCGGCGAGGATCTCGGCACGGTGGAGCCCGGTGTGCGTGAGACGCTGCGCGCGCGGGGCGTGCTCGGCACCTCGGTGCTGTGGTTCGAGCGGGACTGGGACGGGGGCGGCCGCCCGCTGCCGCCGGAGTCCTGGCGCGCCGACTGCCTCGCCACCGCCACCACCCACGACCTGCCGCCCACCGCGGCCCGCCTCACCGGCGAACACGTCCAACTCCGCGACAGCCTTGGCCTGTTGACCCGTCCTCTGGAGCAGGAGCGGGCGGAGGCGTCGGCGGACACGGGCGAATGGCTGGAGCTGCTCTCCCGGCTCGGCCTGCTGCAGGGCTCGCACGGCGGGCACTGCGCCTCGGAGGAGGAGGCCGAGATCCAGGCGGTCCACCGTTTTCTGCTGCGCACCCCGGCCCGCATGGTCGGCATCTGGCTCCCGGACGGCGTGGGCGACCGCCGCCCGCAGAACCTGCCGGGGACGTGGGACCAGTACCCGAACTGGCGGCTGCCGATCGCGGACGCGGAGGGGCGAGCGGTGACGCTGGAGGAACTGGCGGAGTCGGCCCGGGTGCGGGCGTTGGTGGAGGTGCTGCGGGGCGAGGCGGTCCGGCGGGAGTGA
- a CDS encoding ABC transporter ATP-binding protein: MSNTRGGTVPLLAARDLVKAHGRTQALRGASIELRAGEILAVTGASGSGKSTLLHCLSGIVRPDTGSVTYDGERLDQLPEQRLSELRRTEFGVVFQFGQLIPELTALDNVALPLLLAGARRQEAQAKAGEWLERFGVRGQEALRPGEMSGGQAQRAALARALVTGPKVVFADEPTGALDSLASEQVMTALAHSARESGTAVLLITHDAQVAAYADHEVRLTDGTVTPLEVAA; this comes from the coding sequence ATGAGCAACACAAGGGGAGGCACGGTGCCGCTGCTCGCGGCCCGTGACCTCGTCAAGGCACACGGCAGGACCCAGGCCCTGCGCGGCGCCTCCATCGAACTGCGGGCCGGCGAGATCCTCGCCGTCACCGGCGCCAGCGGCAGCGGAAAGTCCACACTGCTGCACTGCCTGTCCGGCATCGTCCGCCCGGACACCGGCTCGGTGACGTACGACGGGGAGCGGCTGGACCAGCTGCCCGAGCAGCGGCTGAGCGAGCTGCGGCGCACGGAGTTCGGCGTGGTCTTCCAGTTCGGGCAGCTCATCCCGGAGCTGACGGCCCTGGACAATGTGGCGCTGCCGCTGCTGCTCGCCGGCGCGCGCAGGCAGGAGGCACAGGCGAAGGCCGGTGAGTGGCTGGAGCGGTTCGGGGTGCGCGGGCAGGAGGCGCTGCGGCCCGGCGAGATGAGCGGCGGCCAGGCCCAGCGGGCGGCCCTGGCCCGGGCCCTGGTCACCGGCCCGAAGGTGGTCTTCGCGGACGAGCCGACCGGGGCGCTGGACTCGCTGGCGAGCGAGCAGGTGATGACGGCCCTGGCGCACTCGGCCCGCGAGTCGGGCACGGCGGTGCTGCTGATCACGCACGACGCCCAGGTGGCGGCGTACGCGGACCACGAGGTGCGGCTGACCGACGGAACCGTGACGCCGCTGGAGGTGGCGGCATGA
- a CDS encoding MarR family winged helix-turn-helix transcriptional regulator: MSERPQRKDPVDAIIDQWATVRPDLDTKAMEVFGRIYRLSRTVGDRMDKAYAPYGISRGEFDVLATLRRSGEPYTLSPRQLSATLMLTTGGMTGRLDKLERADLLRRSPDPHDRRGLQVTLTEKGLDVIDQAVGAGLAVQTEALSTLDDEQADRLADLLRELLAGAPEPR, encoded by the coding sequence ATGAGCGAACGCCCCCAGCGCAAGGACCCCGTCGACGCGATCATCGACCAGTGGGCGACCGTGCGGCCCGACCTCGACACCAAGGCGATGGAGGTCTTCGGGCGGATCTACCGCCTCTCCCGCACCGTGGGCGACCGCATGGACAAGGCCTACGCGCCCTACGGCATCTCGCGCGGCGAGTTCGACGTCCTGGCGACCCTGCGCCGCTCCGGTGAGCCCTACACCCTCTCGCCCCGCCAGCTCTCGGCGACGCTGATGCTCACCACCGGAGGCATGACCGGCCGGCTCGACAAACTGGAACGGGCCGACCTGCTGCGCCGCTCCCCCGATCCGCACGACCGCCGCGGCCTGCAAGTCACGCTCACCGAGAAGGGGTTGGACGTCATCGACCAGGCGGTCGGCGCCGGCCTGGCCGTCCAGACGGAGGCCCTGTCCACCCTCGACGACGAACAGGCCGACCGACTGGCCGACCTGTTGCGGGAGTTGCTCGCGGGGGCGCCCGAACCGCGGTAG